The sequence CCCGAACGACAGGTGCGTCCGCGCGTTCGCCCGATCGACGTCGAAGTCGTCCGGCCGCTCGTAGCGGCGCGGGTCACGGTTCGCGGCGCCGTTCAGCACCATGACCGTCGTGCCCGCAGGCAGGTCGACCCCGCCGACGTTCGTCGGGACCCGTGACAGCCGGAAGTCGCCCTTCACCGGGCTCTCGTAGCGCAGGCACTCCTCGACGAAGTTCGGGATGCGGTCGCGCTCGTCGCGCAGCAGCTGCTGCAGGTCGGGACGCTCGGCGACGAGCTGCAGCGCGGTGCCGAACAGCCGAACCGTCGTCTCCTGACCGGCCGCGAAGAGGTTCGTCGCGATGCGCACGACGTCGATCACCTCGGGCATCGACCCGTCCGGGAACGTCGCGGTCGCGAGCCCGGTCATGACGTCGTCGCGCGGCTCGCGCCGGCGCTCCTCGATGTAGGTCGTGAACCGGTCATAGAGGAACTCGAGCGGGTTGTGGACCATGCCCTGCTCGTGGCCGCTCCGGCCGATGACGTTGCCGGGGTGCTTGGCGGCGAGCCGCTCGCGGAACGCGCCGTGGTCGGCCTCGGGCACACCGAGCAGGTCGGCGACGACGAGCATCGCGAACGGCTGGCCGAACTCGCTGATGAGCTCGCACTCGCCGCGCGCGAGGAACTCGTCGATCTGGCGGTCGGCGAGCCGCCACATGAACGCCTCGTTCTCCTTCAGCCGCTTCGGCGTGATCAGGCGCATCAGCAGCGCGCGGTGCGCCGTGTGCTTCGGCGGGTCCATCGTCGTGATCTGGTCGTTGAAGGGCAGCGCGTCGCGGTGCGCCTCGATGAGCGCGCTCACGTCGTCACCCTCGAGCGGGACCGGGAAGCCCGGGAAGGGTCCCGTCACCGCGTTGCACGACGAGAACACGTCGGTGTCGTGGTAGACGGCGATCGCCTCGTCGTACCCCGTCACCATCACGACGTCGTGGTGCGACTCGCGCTGCACCGGGCACCTGGTGCGGAGATGCTCGAAGTAGGGATACGGGTCGGCGACGACCGACTGGTCGGTGAAGAAGTCGATCGCGTCGAAGTCGCCCGAGGCGTCGCTCACAGCACGGCTCCTGACACCTTGTGCTCCAGGATCTCGTCGTAGGTGAGGCCCAGCTCCAGCAGCACCTCGTCGGTGTGCTCGCCGTGCTCGGGTGCGCCGCGCACGGACGCCGGCGTCTCGTCGAACTGCACGGGATTCGCAGGCAGCGCGAACTCGGCGCCGCTCGCCGTCGTGATGCGCTCGAGGTAGCCGTTCGCGATCGCCTGGGGGTCGTCGTGGACCTCGAGCGGCGTCTGCAGCGGTGCCCACACACCTTCGAGGTCGCGGAAGCGCTCGCACCACTCGGCGTACGTCCGCGTACGGAAGATCTCGCGCAGCAGCTGGATGCACTCGCGCCGGTTCTCGTAGCGCGCGGCGGCATCCTTGAAGCGCGGGTCGTCGACGAGGTCGGGGCGGTCCAGGTGCGCGCACAGGTCGGGCCAGAAGCGGTCGGCCTGCAGCAGCATCAGCGCGATGAAGCGCCCGTCCTTCGTCGGGTACGTGCCGACGAGCGGGTTGGGGATCGAGTCGCGGTCGAACGACGGGAGCTCCACACCCTCGTAGAGCTTCGCGGACGTCACGTCGGGGCCGAGGTTCCACAACCCCATC comes from Acidimicrobiia bacterium and encodes:
- a CDS encoding cytochrome P450, yielding MSDASGDFDAIDFFTDQSVVADPYPYFEHLRTRCPVQRESHHDVVMVTGYDEAIAVYHDTDVFSSCNAVTGPFPGFPVPLEGDDVSALIEAHRDALPFNDQITTMDPPKHTAHRALLMRLITPKRLKENEAFMWRLADRQIDEFLARGECELISEFGQPFAMLVVADLLGVPEADHGAFRERLAAKHPGNVIGRSGHEQGMVHNPLEFLYDRFTTYIEERRREPRDDVMTGLATATFPDGSMPEVIDVVRIATNLFAAGQETTVRLFGTALQLVAERPDLQQLLRDERDRIPNFVEECLRYESPVKGDFRLSRVPTNVGGVDLPAGTTVMVLNGAANRDPRRYERPDDFDVDRANARTHLSFGHGIHTCPGAPLARAEARVGLERLLDRMADIRISERAHGPAGARHYDYVPTFVLRGVTELHLEFTPAG